TCATAGCTCACTTCACACTTTCTCACtttcctgcttttctctctAGAATGCAACAAAAGCCATTAAGAATGAGCCCAGCATTAAGATACCGGTGGAGGAACCCCCATCCACCCACTCCGAGCCTGAAGAACCCGTTTCCCCGGCCCACGTCCCTTCGCCCAGCAGAGAGAAAGCCAGAAAGAAAGCTTCCAAACCCCCCAAACCTCCCAAGCCTCCCAAACCCCCAAAGATGCCAAAGGCCCCGAAACCTCCGAAGGTGCCCAAGGTCAAGGaaggaggaaagaagaaagCGAAGAAAGCGAAAGAGTCATCGCCGCCTCCTAAACCCTCCAGCCTCGCAGCTCTGGAGTCCCATGCGAAGGACATCTTGAGTAAAATGGACCAGCCAAAAAAGACGAAGGTGAGCGAATGGTGATGTTGGCGTAATCTgaagtgttttaattttgtggaATTTTTTGTATCTTTAGTTTTCACTTTATTTGAGCCATTTTGCATCCCTTCTAGCAGATGCCTGTTTGAAAGCAGCCTTTAGTTCCTCTTggatgtatttttctgttaaaaaccGTGTCTTTCTTTAGGCTGTTAAGAATGTCCTGAGTATGTCAGAGAAGGAGATATCAAAGCAGAACAACGTGGAGAAGTTTGAAATCCGAGagcagaataaaaacaagactgaaGCAAAATGGAAGTATAAGGTAAGGCCGTTTCAGCTGACTTAAACTAATGGCTGCTTGTTACAGGCCAAAGTAAATAATATCACAATCCTTTAAAAGCTCAAATAAACCTTTAGCAAAGAAGACTCAAACACTCGTGAAGGTTACAAGCTGAgcagctgaacaaaaaaaaacaaaaaacgcaaGATCATCCAAAAGTGATTTGCACACTTCACTTCAAAGCAATCAGCAAAAATAATGATGTGGCCCGAGTCGCACATTTGAGGCCTGCAGCTCATCAGAGCTGCTCCAGAAACATACAGCCTCCCAGAGTTTACCTAATGGAATTACTCCATTGCCTTCCATCTAAGTATTTACATATGCCctcattttcacaggaaaaagtttgttgtattattgttgttgaaCAACAGGGGGAGGCTTTCTGTGGAGCAAAAGTGTAATTTTGTTGAGCAGAAGATGCTGAATGGCTTTGGTTTCATGGAAAATTCAATGCCAAACTGCTGAGGAATGCTCGTAGTCCCTCCAAGGATCTCCATCCCACTGCTCCTTCACATCACGCCAAACATTTACAGATGGAGCAGAGACCCTGTTTGATTTTTAGCAAGGTCACCAGAGACCACATCTATACTCGTGATCATTGTTGATTTATGTATCAGTTCACAGTTCCTCGGTGTCGTGTGCCGGGCAATTAGGCCGatacaattaaaaattaaaagagtcCATGAGACAATATGAAATGTCGGCTTCGGGTTACACCCCGTTGTCACATGCCTTTAATTTAAGGAGTCAAAATGGTTGTGGAgtgaatatttgaaaatgtatgttCTTGTATTTCAGTTAATTACACAGTCTTCTCAGTGGTGATTTTTATGGCAGCCGTTTTGCATTCCTCTTAGTAAATTTGGTTTGTTTAGATTGGGccagaaaatgtcataaatgaaTATCATCTGTGGAGATTAACATCATGATGATTTGAGTCttttaacagaaatgtttttattttaatcaagaTACGCCCTTCTATAACTGCTATTTCACAGAGTAGTTATTGTATTGTGTGTCTTAAAACGAGTCACTTAGGCAATTACTGTTggagttttttagttttgagaCAGATAATAGGCATTAAAATCCAAACATAATGACCTTAGTGTGTTTTCTTGATACATGGCATCTACACTGGATTGCAGTTTCTTGTAGGAGGAAGGCCTCCATAgctttacatacaaaacatcTCAAAGTGTGATGAATTTGATCATGTTTATTGTTTAATATGATTTGATACAAGCAGGTTATTAGAAATGTATATGGCTGGCAGAAGACAATACATTGAGGCGCTTTATGACAAAAGACAcacttttattgttaatttagagaaaaaattCATTTGTTATGGAGGAGGTAGTGACATCTGCACAACTAGATGCACATCTCTGGAAAGAAAGTAGGTTgggatatatttttaaaaaattgcattaattaTAGGTTAATTTTTAAGCCATATTGTAAAACTGTTATTCGTGTTAGACCCTGAAAGATTTTGGATGTTTGAGGCTATTGGCAATAATAATGTGtaagttgtttcttttttgtttgtttgattttttaaaaatgtttgccttTGAAGACTTTTGAAATGGGCTATTTAAAATTGGCAATTAGTTTTGACTAATTGACTATGTACTGAGCAGGGCATTTTACAGAAAAGtatacctgtaaaaaaaaacactaacagaaAAAGGAACCGTATGTTAGTCAGCTTCAGTGgaaattaaataagtaattaaaaaaaaacatgaaaaaacattctgtttatcttagatgaaaaaaatctgaatatctTTTTACAATTAAATAGACTGTACTAAGTTATAACAGTGTAATTTTGGCAAGCCTGTATTCACACTGATATATTATCACCTCGTAAAATTCTTAACTAACATCCCAATTCATACATTTGACCGACACAGAGCAACATCAGAAATTATTTGGAGCTATTTCTCTTTTCGATCGtcctcagttttcttgtgcaacgtcaagacgcctttcacaagtatataAACCTTTAAACACTGaacaagttggtttgatttctcaaaacatggggaaaaacagctttaagcaataaataaataaataataattaaaaaaacaaagggaaatgTCAAAtctgaaatatgtatttaaaattatcttacagaaaatgaattgcaaaagtacattaatttaattttcagcattttaaggAATAttccttgtaaaaaaaaaaataaggtggTGATTTCATTTGCttctgtgttaatgtgtttccTTTCTAACTTTACAGAACAGCAAACCAGATTCTCTGCTGAAAATGGAGGAAGAGTGCAGATTTGACAGAACGCCGCTGTCTGGCAATAAAGACCGATTCAGCTTTACTATGTCTCACAAGAAAATGCTCGGGTATGTATGGAATGGCTGCGATTGCCATGTAAACGTTTTCATGAAAGGTCGTTGGAGAGGGGAGCATGTTAACCGTCTCATGTGGTGTATTACGGTGATTATGGAGCTATGTGGCTATCAGCGCCGTATCCATTAGAGCAAATTCAAGGACTCCTCGCCGTGAGTGGCCGGCTGAGCCCCGCATCACTCCTGTATTGTCCTGTGGTTTCCTTTCAGCTCCAAGATGCTGAAACCTCAGACCAACTCAAGTGTTTTTGGATCATTACAAAACCTAAAAGAGGACAAAACCAAGCCAGTGAGAGACGAGTATGAGTACGTCTCAGATGAGGGGGAGCTGAAGATTGACGAATTCCCCATCAGGCGGAAAAAGAACACCGTCAAGAGGGATCTGTCCTGTGAGTACTTTGTGTCgagtttcagtttatttaaaccATCCAACCGCAACTCTTTTTCAGGATTGACTTCAATGTGTATGTAGCATTGAGCTCAGAATCGTGTTGAAAATCAGCATTTAATGACTGGTCAcagtatttattattctttcatCCGATATTTCATGTTTAATGTCAGGGAATTTAGTTAGGAACTTGAGTTTCTacacataaatataaagtatatattttattcgggtaatgttgtttttttttttttaatactgataCATTAAGcattttggcatattttggGACAATAAAGTCTTAAAACTAGCCTCATTCCAGATCCAGATTCCAGCTTATTGATTTTCCTGGTGGGAAAAACGTTTGACCAATCAAAGATTTGTAGGTGGGGTTAAAAGTTGAGATGCCGTCTTcctacatatttatatattcatgaCTTATTCAGTAGGTGCGAGTGTAGTatacacagaaaaactgaaaacgGTGCAAGTATCATAGTGTTTACAGCAGGTGCTAGTTAGCAGCACTTGTCCTCAGTGAGGTAAAAAGAGGGTAAACTGAATACAATAAAACTCACATTATtaacattacttttaaaaactagACTTGAGTACAAGCTTATTGCTGAATTAACCAGGATTTGGCATCTCTCTTAAAAGCGGTTGCAGCAAATTTTAAGTGATCAGGTCGCAACGTCTCTGACTTTGTTCTAAAATGCCACTCGAGGCTGCTCTGATGGATCTGCTTAAGATCCGTAATCTCTTACAGGATGGCTGAGGAACATAGTTAGCGAGCTACACCCACAAAAAATAGCATCTGGGTTTTAAAAACTGTCCGAAAAGGCCCTGGTGAAGCCCTGCAGTGGCTCAAACATGTTGCCTCTTTTAAGCCACTGTAAAGGCCTCTTATTATTTcctgtcttatttttttgtttttccacttgGAGGGCCTGGATTGCCTTCCTGTTTAATTTCCAGACACATTTTTGATCTGTGTTTGAGTATACAGAGAAATCATCTGACCATCAGAGAAGCCATCtgtttttcctcatactgtatgtttttcacatacatactgtgtgtattttttgtctttatctatactgtaattttattatgcAGGTTACTCTGAACacatgacatctattgcatgtttGACTGGTCTGTCCAGGGTACGCCATGCCCTTGTTTTCcctgttaaatgttttttctgatcCGAAACAAGGATCAAAGGAAAGAGGGTATCATATGCTGTGCAGATTGTAAAGCCCACCTAaaggcaaatttgtgatttgtgatattgggctgtataaataaaactgactttacttgacacaaacacaataacaccctgaattaataaaatgataGCAATAACAATGCAGTGTAAATAGCAGGCCAAGTAAGAACATGCTcaccaaaaaaagtattttgtttcGGAGATGAGGTATTGTGTATTAGCACTGATACTCAGCCCTACTATCAATGATgacaataatatttaataacttGTGTTTTAGCTGTTAACAGTGAATTCATTTTGCTTCCCAGTTTTGTCGGACATCAGAGAACCCATTCAGCCAGCCAAGAAACCAAAGTTCCAACCCCTGTTGACCAAGGTACGTGCCACACGACTTCATTTTTGACTGATGGtcttttgattgattgattgattgattgattgattgactgattgaaatctttattttgaacatgtaaacatgtaaaagagtacacaaacaaacagaagaaaacaaatcaaggaAAGCAAAATAGCATTTACAAACAAGAACAAGTATAATGccacaaaattagaaaataaaatataaataaataatatactcataccaaaaaaccaaaacaaacgaaacaacaaaaataataataatagtgctGCATTTGGCAGTTTTGAGTTCACATGTCAGAAAAGGAGTGGGCTGaagttaaaaaacatatttaatgcCATCCCTTCTTCACAAGTCAATATAAGTTAATTAATTATCAAATGTTATGACGCTAAGTAGCTAATGTTGGAGCAGTTTTAATACAGTTACACTACTCTTTGTTCATCGAGAGACTGTTCAGTGACATCGGAACTTCTTCAACCACATTCTAGGGGGGTTTATGCATAAGAACAGGCTGCATGTTCCTATAAAGCtcagatttaaaagaaaaaaaatgttaaaaaaaaacattctgggGGAATCAGAGGAAGAAACTGCCTAAGCTGTGGACCACCACACACTAATGAGGGAAATAACTGTGGCATGAACGGcggaagagaaagaaacagacttCTGCCAGATGCTATTGTGTTTACTAATGAGAAGTCAGTGGAAACCATATCATAATGTAGTCTTAGAATTAACTTCAGTAACTACCTCGGGGGGATCCAGATCCGCTGGGGCCAGTGTTGCCCAATCAGATTGAAAGTTCCCAGCCAATCACAACTTAAATCCGAgcaatttaataaaaacatgccCAAGTCATAACCTAGCCAGAAGCCTGTGTAAAAACCATAAAACCATTACATACACAATAGAACACATCATAAGCACACAGAGTTTTAAATCTGCATCAAGTCAGACAACCAAATACTGCAAAATGCACCTCTGGCGTCGTCTTGAAACTGCAATAACATGGTTAAATGCTGCCAttcaaaaaataccaaaatccAACCCATTTAAAACAACTGTAGATTAATGTGGGaccaaaaccaaccaaaaaaatcaaaaataaataaatgacaataaataaatcagtttgcCTTTGAATGCACAAAAAATAGTAGTAGGCATATaggcattatttatttaataaaatgtgacataaattgATGTTTCTATTTGAAGAAgtgtaaaatggaaataaagaaaagagccttcaaatgtaaagagaaaaaaatacaggaataaatacacagataaatatataaaatttaattaatatatatatattttttaaattaatgggAAAGGAAAATAGGGGAGTTAATAGAAGGGTAAATGAATacagaagaaaattaaaacagaaatatcagaGATATCaatttatgttacatttaattaattatttaagtcctacatttattttaaatattatctcTGGTGCATTTAATGGCatattaaattaatgaataatttttttgttttcttattattcttACCAATATCCTTCTTTAACTACTCTCTGAGGTATGGTGTCAGGACAGACTTTAAAGCTACGGTACAGCTGGTCCTGTGCATTTTAAACACCCTCATCACATCTTGTTTAATATCCAGCAAGTCTTCCACAGCGCTGATAAAACCATGGCAGGCAACTCTGGTCACAATTCTAAATTCACATCTTTTTGGTCATCTTTGATCGTGCCTTGAACCAGATCGTGCCTTGATActattttcacaatattttcaaGACTGTGCTAAATTCTGATAAAAGCAGCCCAAATTCCATCCACCAGCCCAACGCTATTTTATCCATCCAACGTTATCAAAAGGAGCctaatttggcaaaaaaaaacccaccttgTCAGGGGTCACAGAAACCCCTGATTATTGTGTATTTCTcagtttgtggtttttatttaatgCTCATGCGTTTGGGAACatcaaatgaaatgaacaaTGCCTGAAGGCAGCTGTATTATTACCTGTTTTGTCTACACGTGTCAAAATGTACACGGAGCATATTTTAATATACATTTGTGTTAAAGTAACCACAGAGAGCTGGTCAAGCATTCAGTAAAAGTAACAATAGGACCGCATAGAAATACTCAGTTACAAATCAAAGTACTGCATTTACAATTCATCATAATATACTCTAAGTACCAAAAGTACTCATTAAGTAGAATGgcccatttcaaaataatatatttattattattggattttaCTTAGTGATGCATTAATttgttcatcactttaatgttgcagctggttaAAGAGGAGCTAATCTGaattactttatatactgcttTGTGACTTATGatctatattttgtattaataatctgaatctgcaaagtaactagtaactataTTGTAATAAATGTAACAGAGTAAAAAAGGAGAATACTAGCTACCAAAATGTAGTTGAGTAGAAGTATAAGTATTACCATATTACGGAAACACTTAAGTACTAGCACCTCAGAATTGTACTAAAGTACACTACTTGAGTCCACTGCTACAGCCAGCCACAGTCAcgtaaaaaacaatgaaactgaatgaaaacattAGAAGTCATAAATTCATCACCTAAAAGGGACCCAAAAGTCAAATCCAGAGAAATCACCttcaaaccaaaaacactgacagcaacATATATTTCTCCACATGTCTATTTCTACGTTGTCCCACACTCAGAGCGTGGACTCCTCAGACGAAGAGACCCTGCACATCGACACAGAGGCCAAGCCTGAGGTCAAAAGTCGCAACTCCAAGGTCAAGAAAAAGGGCGGCAGCGCTGCAGGGATTCTCGACCTGCTGCAGGCGAGCAAGCAAGTGGGAGGGATTGACTACAGCACCAACAGGTAGACTGAACCCCCACCTGACGTCACTCTGCTCCTTCAACACCACGTCTAAACACACTCAGGTTACAGTAACATGCACAGCGTTACTCTCTGAATGGCTCCCGCGGggcccctttttttcctctcgcTAAATGAATTTACGCTCCTTAATGGGGCAAGCCACTGACAAACAAATGGCCGGCTCAACGAGCATATAATTGCATGAAAAAGCTGAATTTTATAATTTCGCTCAGAGCTGAAAAATCAACAGAGGCAACAATTTACGCAGATTCTGTCAGCGGTTTGTGTTAAGTCAATGTTTGTTCCATCCCGCCTTAATCTATCAAAGTGCTGCGTGGCTCCAGGCTCTTCCCTCCGCCTGCTGCTGGTTGCTGTTTTGCTCAGCTCTTGATGGTCTGTTTCCACCACACTGAAAGCTAcaaatgagcaatgaaagaaagagCGAAACATCGGCTGAAATATGTTAATTTCTCAAATTGTTTCGCCGCTTTGAGGAGGGAGCGCGGTGAGCGCAGAGAATGAAGCGGCCGCGCTTAATTACGGCCGTGTTTGACAGTCACTTCGCTCATTGTTGCAGCTCAGCAGCTAATAACTTAATAGGTGTGCgaatatgtttatttccttaGCTGCTTCTTAAAGTAATCACAGGTCCGTGGAgagtttttgacagttttgctttGCTCGACCAGATTCggcacatttttaaatatttttccgGTGTCAAATGATAATGATGTTTAATAGCACAACTGGTGACATTTACATGGACTTAcatggcttttttcttttttaaattttttctctaaataattTCTCTCAGTCACTCTGCCAGCGTGTCGACTGCTGTGTAATGGCTgtgttgttgtgtattttttattgacgTACTTACAGTCAGCCACCTGCATCTCCCAGCACACAGGAGGCCATTCAGGGCATGCTGTCCATGGCCAACCTGTCGTCTTCAGACAGCTTGCAGCAGCCGTGGAGCAACAGCCAGTCCAAAAACAATAGCCAGTCGAAGAGCAACTCGCACAGCACGCAGGCCGGCAAGAAGGCCAGCGGAggaggcggcggcggcggcggaggTGGcggcagcaacaacagcaagcGGCCCACCAAACGGCTCCCGAAGAAACccaggaaaagcagcagcattgaGAGTCTGGATTACGATGACGACCAGGACCACATGGACGCGTGTTTCAAGGACTCCGATTACGGTGAGCGCCAAGAGCTGACTCACTCCTCTCGTTCGTGTTTTATTAGAATTTTTCAGAACCAGACAAGTGGAGCTCGCGGAGGTTAGGTCGGTGTCACAGGGTTATTTTTTGAGCAAACgaatgagaaaataattatcTGCCATGCCTGATTCTCGCTGCTGCTAACAGGTGCTGTTAAAAACAGATTGACCCCTGATGGATCAACATGTGGGTCTTTAATTCTAAATTTGGCCTTTTCATTAGCAGTAGATGATAGggcttgtgtttatttttcatgcctCCTTTCCAAATCCGccctttctgtgatttttttttttccctttggaACGTTTTCTTTGTGAACTGGGTCCAAACACAGCTGTTAGACCCTCCCAGCTTGTTAATAAGCCATTAACACGAGTTACGAATTGttattttacatgctttttgaACTTCTAATTAGTGTCTAATTAGTTGTTCATAGCACGAACATTCTCAGCCTTGATATCTTCAAGCCAGTATGAGGATTTTCTCCCACACCGGcactcttttcttcttttgtaaaCAGGCATTTTTTAAGTTGATCATCCAATTATCAGATATTAAACGTCTGGGTGGAATAGTTGTGGTGTGAGCAGGCGGAGAGAAGGGAGCAGTCAACAGCTGTCTAACAGCTGTCCCACATGCTGTCACTGGAAACTTCCACCATTTTCGATGCACGGAAAGCAGAAATAAGTGCACTTAAGTCACATTCTATGCTTTGCATATGGGATAATAATTGGCCGGTAATGTTTTCTACATCctctcacagaaaaaaacgtACATGCCTGACATGTTAGTAATCGGTTTCATCTTTTGATTTCAGTGTACCCCTCATTGGAATCCGAAGAGGATAATCCTGTTTTCAAATCCAGATCGAAAAAACGGAAAAGCAGTGACGACACTCCGTACAGCCCGACAGGTAAATACTTGCATTACTAATGAAAGAATTACAGTTTTAGgaagtaaatatgttttaaaccTTCACACTGATGTCATCACAGCCCGTGTAGGACCCTCAGTTCCTCGACAGGAGCGGCCGGCGAGAGACGGAGCCCGAGTGGCCTCCATAGAAACGGGACTGGCCGCGGCTGCAGCAAAGCTTTCTCATCAGGTTTGTCTTGTTAATATTTTGAcgtaataatgttaaatattactgtaaatatgCAACATTGACAAATATGTGTCAataggaggagcagcagaaaactaagaagaagaagaaaagcaccaaaaagaaggcaatagtaATCGAGGAGCCCCCGAAAATCTCTCAGGACAGTAGCTCGCCGGAGCACAATCTGGACTCCCAGGACGGCAGCCTGACCGACCACGAGTTCAACACTGGAACAGTCAAGTCGCCGGGAGGGCCGCAGCCCATGGCGCCGGGGGTTTTTCTCAGCCAGAGGCGACCATCAATGTCTTCTCCCAACAACAGCACCAACTCCACGagcaccaacagcagcagcatggcGAAGGGGGATCGCGTGGTGTCAGCAGACGCCAAAGGTGGGTAATTAGGCTGGTAAGACTGCTGCCTTTCATTGACGGAGGCAAATGTCCCCCAGGCTAACGTCGTTAGCTTTGTCAATGCTATTCTTAGCACTGTTAGCGCTGTTAGCACCGTCAGCTGCTAGCCACCCGCTCAGCCACGtccatgttgagagccgtgTGCAGACAATCGCAGCCAAGAATCCTGCTGTGTTCACATCGTCATGGAAACGATAGACGGCAAACCCAATATCTTATCAGTCGACGGGAGCGGGATGGTAAAATTAGCTGAGTCTGGTGGAGATTGTTGACAACAGAAAACGTAAACGTCAATTCCTTCCAGTGTTAGAATACCTTAACTTTTTCTGTCCACAATTTACAGCCGGATGTTACATAGCTCCCTGACGCACGTTGAGAACACGAGCAAGCTGGACAATGACTTGacattaatagaaaaaaattgtaaaataattaacacagaattattttgctaatatttttgtgacattctTTATGAACAATACGGCATCAACATTAACATAGCATCATGCATGTTTCGTGTTACCGTCCTTAAAGCtttttataaatgcattttcatgATAATAGACCTCTACTGGCAGCACAGAGGAACTACAACAATAATGACTGCAGAGGTTTTGACCACTTGAGGCGCTTTAGATCAGTGTTTTCATAAGTGGGTCCGATGGAAGCATGCAGGAGACTCATGCACGTTCCTGCCAGTTTCACGTTATTCCACTGATGGACAGTTGGTGGCATTAATGGGTCATGAAGCAAACTCACGCTGCAGTATGAAGGCAGGGAAGAATTAAGCTCTGAGCCAGAAAGCATGCATGTAGACCGGGCAGGTTGTAGTATTTTGTTTCATTAGGGAGTTAAgatttgatgtttgaaaaaaaatctgttgtaaATTACTACAGCAGCAGGAATACTCACACTCACCTGTCTTTCctcttgtcttttcttgttcttttcacAGCTAAGCGGCTAAAGAAAGGCATGGCAACAGCCAAACAGAGACTTGGAAAGATTTTAAAGATCCATCGAAATGGAAAGCTCCTCCTGTAGCATGCAGCAGACTGCTGTTGGACTGGTAATTCATGAGCTGGGTCCCATCCCAAACTCACCCCCTGTTCACTGATTAAAGCCaacaatggaaagaaaaaagaaaaaaaaaagaaaagaaagaaaatcatgcATTTTTCAATTTCTAAGAAGAACATCACTCAAATAGGTTTTTGCCTCTACTTATACTTTATAACTTTCAGATATTAAAGTGTACAGAACCtactataaatattttttaagagaaCATGTCTCATTTTACTACAGCTGTCAGTTTATCAGGGGTTGCTAAAACATGAAGTAGAAGTACATTGCAGTCATTCCAAGATTTTTGAAAGTATCCCTTGCATGTATTCAGTTGCATGTGCGCTTGGGTCAGGGTTCGGGGATTTTACACGTTAATTCCTAATATATGGATGCAGCTTATCATTCAGCCACACTTTGATGATCGACGGgtggaaaaaaatcagctcCTTTCTTCCTTCCCAGATTCTCCGTGTAT
This DNA window, taken from Plectropomus leopardus isolate mb chromosome 2, YSFRI_Pleo_2.0, whole genome shotgun sequence, encodes the following:
- the phf2 gene encoding lysine-specific demethylase phf2 isoform X1 is translated as MATVPVYCICRLPYDVTQFMIECDACKDWFHGSCVGVDEDDAPDIDIYHCPNCEKTHGKSTLKKKKNWSKHDTGQSTDIKAVQNGSQVFIKELRSRTFPSADEILVKLSGGQLTLDYLEEGGFNEPILVQKKDGLGMSMPAPTFYISDVENYVGPDVGVDVVDVTKQTDSKMKLKEFVDYYYSTNRKKVLNVINLEFSDARMNSIVESPQIVRRLSWVENYWPDDALLGKPKVTKYCLICVKDSYTDFHIECAGASVWYHVLKGEKIFFLIKPTSANLSLYERWRSSSNHSEMFFADQVDKCYKCILKQGQTLFIPSGWINAILTPVDCLAFSGHFVHNLSVEMQMRAYEIEKRLKVKTLTPFPNFETACWYVGRHLLERFKGLHKANKQPAPYLIHGAKIINGAFRAWTKKQALLEHEDELPENMKPSQLIKDLAKEIRLSENATKAIKNEPSIKIPVEEPPSTHSEPEEPVSPAHVPSPSREKARKKASKPPKPPKPPKPPKMPKAPKPPKVPKVKEGGKKKAKKAKESSPPPKPSSLAALESHAKDILSKMDQPKKTKAVKNVLSMSEKEISKQNNVEKFEIREQNKNKTEAKWKYKNSKPDSLLKMEEECRFDRTPLSGNKDRFSFTMSHKKMLGSKMLKPQTNSSVFGSLQNLKEDKTKPVRDEYEYVSDEGELKIDEFPIRRKKNTVKRDLSFLSDIREPIQPAKKPKFQPLLTKSVDSSDEETLHIDTEAKPEVKSRNSKVKKKGGSAAGILDLLQASKQVGGIDYSTNSQPPASPSTQEAIQGMLSMANLSSSDSLQQPWSNSQSKNNSQSKSNSHSTQAGKKASGGGGGGGGGGGSNNSKRPTKRLPKKPRKSSSIESLDYDDDQDHMDACFKDSDYVYPSLESEEDNPVFKSRSKKRKSSDDTPYSPTARVGPSVPRQERPARDGARVASIETGLAAAAAKLSHQEEQQKTKKKKKSTKKKAIVIEEPPKISQDSSSPEHNLDSQDGSLTDHEFNTGTVKSPGGPQPMAPGVFLSQRRPSMSSPNNSTNSTSTNSSSMAKGDRVVSADAKAKRLKKGMATAKQRLGKILKIHRNGKLLL
- the phf2 gene encoding lysine-specific demethylase phf2 isoform X2 — its product is MATVPVYCICRLPYDVTQFMIECDACKDWFHGSCVGVDEDDAPDIDIYHCPNCEKTHGKSTLKKKKNWSKHDTGQSTDIKAVQNGSQVFIKELRSRTFPSADEILVKLSGGQLTLDYLEEGGFNEPILVQKKDGLGMSMPAPTFYISDVENYVGPDVGVDVVDVTKQTDSKMKLKEFVDYYYSTNRKKVLNVINLEFSDARMNSIVESPQIVRRLSWVENYWPDDALLGKPKVTKYCLICVKDSYTDFHIECAGASVWYHVLKGEKIFFLIKPTSANLSLYERWRSSSNHSEMFFADQVDKCYKCILKQGQTLFIPSGWINAILTPVDCLAFSGHFVHNLSVEMQMRAYEIEKRLKVKTLTPFPNFETACWYVGRHLLERFKGLHKANKQPAPYLIHGAKIINGAFRAWTKKQALLEHEDELPENMKPSQLIKDLAKEIRLSENATKAIKNEPSIKIPVEEPPSTHSEPEEPVSPAHVPSPSREKARKKASKPPKPPKPPKPPKMPKAPKPPKVPKVKEGGKKKAKKAKESSPPPKPSSLAALESHAKDILSKMDQPKKTKAVKNVLSMSEKEISKQNNVEKFEIREQNKNKTEAKWKYKNSKPDSLLKMEEECRFDRTPLSGNKDRFSFTMSHKKMLGSKMLKPQTNSSVFGSLQNLKEDKTKPVRDEYEYVSDEGELKIDEFPIRRKKNTVKRDLSFLSDIREPIQPAKKPKFQPLLTKSVDSSDEETLHIDTEAKPEVKSRNSKVKKKGGSAAGILDLLQASKQVGGIDYSTNSTQEAIQGMLSMANLSSSDSLQQPWSNSQSKNNSQSKSNSHSTQAGKKASGGGGGGGGGGGSNNSKRPTKRLPKKPRKSSSIESLDYDDDQDHMDACFKDSDYVYPSLESEEDNPVFKSRSKKRKSSDDTPYSPTARVGPSVPRQERPARDGARVASIETGLAAAAAKLSHQEEQQKTKKKKKSTKKKAIVIEEPPKISQDSSSPEHNLDSQDGSLTDHEFNTGTVKSPGGPQPMAPGVFLSQRRPSMSSPNNSTNSTSTNSSSMAKGDRVVSADAKAKRLKKGMATAKQRLGKILKIHRNGKLLL